DNA sequence from the Verrucomicrobiia bacterium genome:
CGTTGATGAAATGCAGAAGAGCATGTCCAAGGCCGTGGAATCGACGCGCAAGGAATTCAAAAACATCCGCACGGGCCGCGCTTCGATCGCTCTTGTAGAAGGCATTCAGGTCAATTATTACAACACGCCGACGCCGTTGAAGGGCCTGGCGAACATTGCGACACCCGATCCGAAAACGATCGCCATCACCCCGTGGGATCCCAGCGGCCTTCCGGAAATCGAAAAGGCCATTTTGAAATCGGATCTGGGCCTTACGCCGATGAACGACGGCAAGCTGATCCGCATCTCGATTCCCGCGCTCACGCAGGAACGCCGCGAAGAACTTTCGAAAGTCGTCAAGAAGACCGCCGAAGAAGGACGCGTTTCCGTGCGCAATTCGCGGCACGAGGCCATCGAAGGCGTGAAGAAGCTCGAAAAGGGCAAGGCTATTTCCGAAGACGATTCCCGTTCGGTCCAGAAAGACATCCAGAAATTCACGGATAAATTTATCTCCGAAGTGGATGAGGCTCTGAAACAAAAAGAGGCCGAGATCCACTCGATCTAATCCTCGGTTTTCCCCGCATTCTTTTCGAGCTCGTAGCTCAGCCTGGTAGAGCATCGCCCTTTTAAGGCGAGTGTCGATGGTTCGAATCCATCCGAGCTCAACACTAATAAAAAAGCCATAGCAGAAGCTATGGCTTTTTTATTTTGACCGGGGAGCTCGGATGGCGCCGGAATCAAATGATTCCGCCAGGCTCGGCAGCGCTGGATGCGCTGCTCTTCGCACTTCGAACGGGAGCCGCCGAGCCCGATCAACGGAGGCGCGACCTTATGGGAGCGTCGACCTTCCTTCGAGGCGGCGGCTGGCCGACTGGAGGCATCCAGTGAGTCTGCGAAGCGTGAGCGGAGCAGGCGAACGTTTTGGATGCCGTAAGCGCTCGAATCCATCCGAGCGGCTATCGCCAGAGACTCACCTCCGCCATGGGTTTTGATCCTTTTCGCATTTCCCACAAATTACCCTCCTTCTTCCCTCCCTAACCCCACACCTCGCCTCACTTTATATGAGTCTTTCGTTAGTCGAATTCGAACTAGCAAAATCTATCTATAACTTGTTTTAATTCCATAAATTATGTACATTTAAAAAAGATAATAAAATGTTTTGACATGGAAATGTATTTAACTATATTGAATGAGTCCGCTTAGCTGACCCGTGCGGTCGATGCAGGCGGGGTCTATCCCTACGTGAGGTGTTTGTCTTGCGCTGTTGGAGAAAGGAAAATTCAGCCCGCCGCCCCCGGTTACGAGCCCTCGCAACCGCCGTGATTTTTCTTTTTTCCAGCATTCCTGTTTTTCCTGTCCCATCGCATGCCGAAGTCGGCGCGCCTTCGGCCTTGTCGCTGTCCCGGCTGCCGTCTCTTGACCGTGAACTTATCCGTTCCTTACATGCCTTGCCCGGTGAATTCGGAGATTTTCAGGAAACCTTTCTTCCCGAAATGGAAGAAGAAGCTCCTGAGGGGGGAAATCCGGCGGCATCCGGCTATCCGCTGATTCTCCATATTCAGGACGCGCACGCCAACGTCGAAGCCCAGGCCCGCATCCGCGACATCCTGGACTGGATCGAAAAAACCTTTCAGAAAAATCCCGGCTTCGGCCGCAAGCTTTTCATCGCGCTCGAAGGAACCGAAGGGGAGCTTCATCCCGAATACCTGGAACTCTTCCCGGAGTTTCCCAAGGCCAACGACGCCTTTGCCGCGGCCCTGCAGGAAAAAGGGGAGATGACCGGCGCTGAGATGTTTGCCTGGGAAAAGTTCAAGAAAGAAAAAAAGAACGCGGACGCGGGGCCGCAGGAAAAAAAGGCGGAACGCTCCGTTCGGATCGTTGGCGTAGAAAGCGGGGAGGTCTACCGGCAGAACCTTTTCGCTTTCCGCAATCTCCAGATGAAGCAGGACGAGATCGAAAGTCTCATGAAGCCTTTCAAGGCCGAAATGGCCATTGCCGCGTCCCGGTTTTTGAATCCGGCGCTCCGCGATTTCATCCGCGACAGCGAACGTACCGATATCCTGCCTTCGCCGGTATTGCGGCACATCCGCGAAACGCTCGGCATCGATTTGAACGACCGGATCGAGCAGATCCGCTTTCCGAATCTCGCGCGCATCGTGCACCTCCAGGAGATGGAGCTGTTTCTCGACATGGAGCTGGCGCGCCTGGAATGGGCGTCCTTCCGGAACGTGCTTGAAGAGAAATCTTTCGACGGCGATGCCATCAAGGTTCTCGACAGCCTGACGCGCGAAAACCATGACGTCGTGCTGCCGCTGCGCCCGATCTTCGAGGCGCTGCTCGACGAAGCCGACCTCATTCCCAAGCTCGCCAATTACCCGCATTTCATGCAGGTCGCGGCCTACCGCCTTCTCAGCCAGGAAGTGGATTCCCACGGATTCATGGCCGAGATCAAGGGCCTCAAAAAAGAAATCATGCACAAGCTCGCGGTCACGGAAAAAGAAAAAGAATTCCTGGGGCTCTACGAAGATTTCATCTTGCTGCGCAACCTGCTGGAAGCGGATCTCACGCGGGAGGAATTCAAACAGATTCTGCCCGAAAAAGGCCGCATTTCCCCGGCCATCGTGGTTGAGCGCTTCCAGAAAATCCTTGGAGAAGAGCAGGGCTCCGAAGGCTACCACGAACAGTCGGCGAAAAACCAGCCGGCGCTGCAATCCTTTTTCGAATCCGCCTTGGTCTTTTATGCGGGAGCGGAAAAGCGCGATGAAGCGCTGCTGAAAAACGCTCTGAAGCTATACCGCGAGGAAGAGCCTGAAGGCGGCGAAGGACCGGGGATCCTGGTCCTTGTCGCCGGAGGCTTTCATTCCGAAGGTCTTACGGAGCTCATGAAAAAAGAGGGCATCGCGCACATGGTTGTGCGGCCGCGCATCTCGAAAATCGAGAAAGAAGGCCTTTACGGAAAGGTGATCCGCAGGGAGAATGCGGACCTCTCGCCGTATTTCGACGATGCTCCGCTGAGCAAGCAGGAAGCGCTGTTCTTCCGCGGCCTGGTTGAAAATGCCCTGCCGCAGCTCGGCGAAAAGTACGGCGTTCCTCCCAAAGAAATCCCGGGCTGGGTCAAGCGCGTTCTCGAGCGGCACCCCATTCTCAGCCGGCGCCTTAAGGCAACGGCCTATACCGAAACCGCGAACGATAAAGAGATCCCGGCGGTTCGCGTGGGAATCGATACGGCTCCGCGGGGCCAGGATACGTCCAACATGGCGGTGGGTGAGACAGACATTCTAACCAACGTGGACCGTTATGCTTTCCTGGCGCATCAGGATGATCTTCCGGCGCCGGGCGCGCGCGAGTTTGGGACCGTCCGCCTGCAATTTCCCTTGAGCGGTTATTCGCAAGTGGACAAAGAGCCTATTGGAGGCGCGATTGTCTCCATGATGGTCGGTGCCGTGGAAGCCACGATGGGGCAATTGGACACAGGTACATTGAACGTGCTGCATTCGGCCTCCGAGCAATTCAACAATCTCGCCCGCAGCGGCATCTTCAGCGGGAACGTCACGGGCGTCAGTGCCCCCCGCGTCAATCGCCAGCGCCGCAAAAAACCGGAAGCCGAGTCGCCTCCGCCTGTGGCCGTCACGACGAAAGCCCCGGCAGAAGAAGAACCGCCTCCAGCCCGTCCGGAAATCGTATCTGCCGTTTCCGCGGAAACCGTGGAAGAAAAGCCGGAGCTGCGCCAGCAGGCGGCCGATGTGCTTGCCGAAGTCAATGCTGTGCGGCGTAAGATTCAGCCCACCCCGGCGCTCCGCAGTGATTTCTCGGGCTTGCGGATCGCGGGTGCCATTGTTCCCAATTTTGAAGAGCTGACGAAGCGTTACCCCCGCCTGCTGAAGGAAAAGCAGATGATGGCCTACGTCGCGGATTATTTTTACGACCCTGATCTTTTCGACAAGGTCTCGCCGGTCCCGGCCTGGCAATTCATCCAGGGAGTCTTTACCGAGGAAAATCGCAATCCCGCCGGAAAAGTGCCGGTTGCCGTGCAGCAGGCCCGCGAGGCGCTCGGGCCTTACGCCTGGATTCTCGACGAAACCCAGGAGCCCGTGCAGATCATCTACCGCTTGGCGGGGAATCAGGCGCACGAAGAATTTCTTCGCGTGGCTTCGATGCTTGCCGCTGCCAACAGCCATCTTGATTTCGCGTTGATCGCGGAAGGAAGTCCCGAAGTTTCGCGCCGCTATTCCACCCAGCTTGCGGCGCTTGCGCGGCGGCTGAAACTTCCCGCCGGCCCCCTGGATCGGTTTCGTTTCGTTTCGTCCACCGGGACGCCGCAGGATATTATCCGCGCCATCAAGCAAATCCGTACCGGAGACAAAGAAAAATATTCGGCGGTGCTGGAATCCTCGCCCGATATCCTCGAGCGCGTCGGCTACATTCCGCGCCTGACGCGTGTGAGCCATCATGATTTGTCGCGCGAAACCGCCGTGATGGTAACGGCCGCGCTTTTGCGCCAGCTCGCGGATCAATATGACATCGTGAAGCTGGAAGACCTGGTGGGCAAGTTCAATATCAATGTCCAGGAGCTCACCCAATACGTAGCCAAAATGATCCAAGTCCTCAATCATCTCGCGACCCAGGCTTAAACGCCTGATCATTCCCGTTTGTCCCTGCTATATCCTTATTGTTTCTGCCTTCCTATGTTATCTTAACTATTTGAAGATATTTGACTTACGGCTAATTTGAGGGTAACTTTTATTAAACTTTTCCAACTTTTAAAGGGGGCTGGAAATGAAGGACGTCCGTAAATCCCGGTTTATGAGGGTTATCGCCGCGCAGCTGTCGCTGCTCCTGGCGTTTGCGGACGTTTCACGCGCGGCGCCGGCCCTTCTCGAACTGTCCCACCCGTCTTCTCCGGTTACGATTGAAAATCTTTATGGTAACGATGCCATTCTCCGGGACATTCCCGAAGAATACGGCAGCCGCGTCGGCGCTTTCGCCGGCCGCTCCCAAACCGGCGATGGGCATCCTTTTGTTGTTCACATCCAAGACGCGCACGCCAACCCGCAGGCGCAGGCCAATATTTTCCGGATCCTGGAAATCATCGCCGCGAACAGCCGCCGCGAAAACCGCCCTTTGTTCGTGGCCGTGGAAGGAACCGAAGGCGCCCTCCATCCCGAGTACTTCGACATTTTTCCGCAAACGCCCGAAGCGGGCGACGCGGTCGTGCGGGACCTCCATGAAAAAGGCGAGCTGTCGGGCGTGGAGCTCTTTGCGTGGCAGCAGTACCGCGGCTTGATCAAAACCGGAACTCTCGCCATCGCGGGTGCCGAAACCACGGACATCTACAAAGAAAACCTTCATTCGTACCGCATGCTGCTTTTCAAGCGCCCGGAGATTTCAAGCCGCCTCGAAGAAATCAAAGTCTCTTTAGAGGCGGAGGCTTCGAAAGTGCTGAACCCGGCCTTGCTCTCTTTTTATAAAGAGCGGGAAAAACGCAAGCTCGGGCGGTTCAGTCTCGATTCCTCCCGGCAGACGGGAAACATCCAGGCCTATCTCGACGACCTCAGGGATAAAGCGGGCAAAGTCCTTTCCATTGATTTGTCCGACCCTCTCGAGCAGCTTCGCTTTCCGAATTTCGTCCGCGTTCTTCATTACCAGGAAGCTGTGAAGAATTTTCGCAGGGACTATGCCGAGCAGGCCTGGCGAGAAGCGCGTGAAGAGATTGCCCGCAAGTCGCCGGCCCTTTCGAAAGATTTCGAAAAGGCCGGCATTCAAGCCGGCTACCTGCCTTCCGCGGAGAAAGAATCAAAGGCGCTGAGCTTCGAGAAAATCCCGGCCCGGCGCATTCTGGAAGAATTTCTCGGGGCAGGGCAGAAAGACCTTTTGGCCCGCTATCCGGATCTGCTGTCGAGCCTGCGTCTCATGGCATTCCAGGAAGAAGCGGATGCCGCCGGCCTCTTCCGCGAGATGGACCGTCTGGAACAGGCTCTCTTCGAGAAAATGACGGCCGCGCCGGAAGAGAAAAGGCTGGTCGCGAAGCTTCTGGCTTTCGAAGACCTCGAAAAATTGCTCCGCCTCGAATTGACCCGCGAAGAAGCCGACCTGCTGGCGGCTAAAAAAGAAACCGTGGAAAACTTCTCCGGATCTCCGGAGCTTGAAAACGCGGTCCAGGAAGCGCTTTTGTTTTACCGGACGGCCGAGAAGCGCGATCATGCCCTTGTCGATAACGCGCTGAAGATGACGGCCGGACAAAATCCCGGCCTGGATTCCGGCACCGCCGCGCCTTCGGACGCGGTGCTCGTGATTGTTTCGGGCGGATTCCATTCGGACGGCATCCAGGAAATCCTGCGCGAAAAGAGACTGGATTACGCCGTCGTGATGCCCCGCATCCAGGATATCGATCATGGCGAGCGCTATGAAAAAGTCATGGGCGACGGCAACGCGGACCTCAGCCTTTATTTCGAAAATAAAAATCCTTTCCCGACCAAACAGGAAGCGCTCTTCTTCCGCGAAACGCTCGAAGTCGCGGTTCCCGTCCTTTCCCAAAAAGAGAAAGATGCGCGGAAAGTGACCGAATCCGTCATGAACGCTTTCCGCGGGCATCCAGTGCTGTCGGAAATCGTGCAAGTCGAACCGTCGCCGGAGCAAGAAGGCCCCGGTCTGCGCTTTTCGCCCCGTGCGGCTTCGGAAACGGACTCCCTGCGCGCTGCTATTGCCGCGGCGCTGGCCTCGGGCTCGGTTGCCTTTCATCACGGCCTCGAATCCGGGCAAGTCCAGCGCGTAAAGCCGTACGTGTGGCGCTTCCGCGCCTCTGGAACGGCTAAATCCGAATTGCGCGCCGCGCAAGAAGCGACAGCGGCAAGCGCCACTCCCAAGCCCGCTGCCGCGGAAGAAAAAAAATCCGAACTCCGCTCCGCCGAGACGGCGCCTTCCCTGGACCAGCGCAAGCGCGAACTGGCGGCCGCCATTCGTACCCCCGTCGAGATCAAGGCGGTGGGAAGGGATGAAGCCATGGGGCACGCGCTCTCGCTTCTCGGCGTGTGGGAACGCATCGGCGTTTTCAGCACGCTGATTGCGCGCCAGGGCACAGACCATTTTAATCTCGAAAAGGTTTTCAAGGTTGAGACTGATCTGAATGGCTTGAAGCTCACCCACGTCATCCTGGCGACGCAATATTCTGGCGTTTACCGCGAACTTTTCCTGATCAACGACACTCCTGTCGGCTACGCCTCCTTCCAATCCCAGGCCGAAGGGCCGGACATCGGTTTCCGCATCGTGGAAAAAATGATTGAGCCTTTCAAGCGCGATTCTCTGGCGCGTGACATCTTCACGGCTCGCCTCCGCGGTATTTATAATTTTCTCGGCTCCAAGACGCAGCGGTTTTACGTCGATCCCCACCAGGTGCGGCAGCACCCGCGCGCGCCTGTTTTTTACCGCGGCATGTTCTTCCAGCCTGCTCCCGGTGAAGGCCAGGACGAAGCCAATGCCCTGATGGCAAAATATTTCCGCGGCGAACGCCTCGCGGACGAGGAACTCGCGCGTTTGCAGGCACTCTCCAACGTCAAGTTCCAACTCGATCTGGATACGCCCGTGGATGCGGCGCTCGTCCAGGCTTACGAAGCCAAATCCGAACTGCGCACCGCCAATTCCGCCACGGCGGAGCAAGCGGCCTTGAAAGTTTCGCATTACACCGCGAATCTCCAGGAGCAGCGCAAAGGCAGGGACGGCCTTAACAATGTTCCGTATCTCAGCGAGCCGCTCCGCGAATTTTTCCTGTCCGCGACGGAGCTCGTCGGCCTCATGGCCCGGGACCCGGAACAAGCCTGGTCGTCGCGCCGCTTTCTCGCCGAGCCGGGGCATCAGATGACGGTGGAGTCCTTGGCCGCTTTTGCCCTTTCAAAACTACGCGGTGAAACCTTTGCGGACCGCGAAGCCTTGGAAAAAAGCATGCGGACCGCCGGGCAGGAAGCCCTGTTTGTCGCCGTCGATTCCGTTCTGGAGTCTAATCTTTATTCCCCGGTGCGGAAAATTGAGCAAATCCCCCTGACGTTGCACGCGGATGGCCAGAAGCTGGAATCCTATTTCGCGGGAAAGGGACTTTTGCCGAAACCCGCCCAAGACGAGGCGTCGATTACAGATTTATGGTTCGTTTACGACCCGAAAAGCGTCCTTGGTCTTGTCGCCAGCCACAGGGAACAGGGGATGGCGCCGCATGCCAAAGGCGGCATCCGCTACATTTCCCCGGTGGACACCGAGGGCCATTACGCGGGCGCGAAAGCCTACGTCTCGCTTTTCCGGGATGAGACCCAGAAGAATCTCGCGCAAAAAGGCGTGGTCGTGGACCTCTTCGATCTGGTCCGCGCGCAGGAAACCAAAAATATTCTCGGCACCGAATTTCACGGAGCCAAAGCGGAATACACATTTTTGCCCGGAGAAACCGACGCCAACGCTTTTAAGAAGTTTTCCGCTGCGCTTATCGACGCGGGAATCCTCGCCCACGAAGTTCCGGGCCCCGACATCGGCATGTCCGGCGAAAAAGTGCAAAGCGGCATCAACGAAGCCCGCAGGATCGTCTACCGCCATCTCCAGCGGGAGCTGGAGTACCTGCTGCTGCTCGTTTCCGGCGACACGCTCAGCCCCGAAACGCTGGCCTCCTATCAGCTCACGGCCGAGCAGCTCGCCCATGCCCGCGGGGATTTCGCCGGCCGTTTCCCAAACATCAAAGACCCCGTGATTGTTTATGAAGACGCGCTCAAGATCATCGAGGCGAACAACGGCGTGCGTTTTTTGAACGACAGGGTCATGCGGCTGGTGCGCATGCACATGATCCGCGATTATTTCGGCCCTTCGCGGATCAAACCGCTCGATGGCCATGATCCCGTGGCGGCCTCGACCGACGAACTCGCGCATTATTTCTATTCGACGATGGGTTACCTGGCGCAGAACAAGGATTTTGCCGGGCACGAATTCCGCAGGGACTACGAACCGCGCGCTTCCGAGGCGCTTCGAGCCGTCATCGACAAGGCGCTCGGGGCTGTGATCACCGGAGGCCAGAGCGAATACGGCGCCATCGATCACGTGGTTTCAGCCATCACGGCCAAGGGCGTGGACAATGCGTACCGCCGCACCAAGGATTATCTGATCAAGACGGGCAAGCTCGATAAAGATAAGGAAGTGCGTCTTGCTTTCAACGGCGCGGGCGATGTGGGCGGATCCGCGGCGCTGATGGCGGCGCGACGCGGCGACAAGGTCGTCTTCATGCAGGACGTGAACGGCGCCGTTTACCTTAAAAAAGGTTTCAGCGTGGCCCAGCTCCAGGCCTTCAATAATATCCCGGTCCCGCAGCGAAACGTGGTCGAGTTTTTCGGCCGCATTCCGGGAGCCCTTCCGCTTGGGCGCGATAAACTTTTCAGCGGCGAACCGGCCTATCCTTACGACGTCCTCGTAACTGCCGCCATTGCAAACACGCTGGACAAAAATAACGTGGAAAATTTGATCCGCGCGGGTATCAAGGCCGTGGTCGAAGGAGGCAACAACACGTACAAGGACGTGGCGCGCCGCCTCGCCGAAGCCGGTATCGTCACGGCCTGGGGATCCACTGCGAATATCGGAGGCGTCATTGCCTCGTCTCATGAAAACCGCGCCAAGCACCGTTTCACGGTCTCGCAGTTGACGCGGCCCACGATCACGCTTTCTAACGGCAAAGTGCTGACAGCGGCGCCGAGCGGCCATTATGGCATCGTGCCGCTGGAACGGACCAAAGACGGCAAGATCACCAAAGGGACGATCCACATTCAGGACAGCCGCGTGGTAAAGGCCTCTCGCGCGTTCCCCGACCTTCCTGAAGGCACGCTGCTCGATCTGATCGCATCTTCGGAAGACGGAAAGACGGTTTGGAAAGCCTACGTCAACAACATCCCGGTCGGAGACGTCGCCGAAAAAGGTTTTTCGGGACGCATGCACTTCCAGGTGGACAAGGAGGACGTCTACTTGCCTTTGACGATTTCCGAAGGCCAGGTCACCACCGAAGGCCACAAGGCGCTTCCCGAAATCGCGCCGGGACCCGTGAAAGTCCGCTTTCCCGTCCGCGAGAGGAAATATGAAACCTACCGCTACGTCGGCGAAATTATTTTTGCGTATCAAACGCTGGTGCTGGCGCTCCAGGAGCCCGGAAATCCCAATCGCGATTCCATCCACGTGCAGCGCGCGCTTTCGCAGGCCCTCGCCCGGAAGAAAGCGGAGATCTACACTTCTGAGGCGTACCGCCGCCAGCGCGAAGAAGGTGTCCGCGCGCTCATCGCCTCCGGTTACATTGCGACGCCGGAAGAAATGCTCCATATTGTCTCGTCCGACCTCGCGCGTCAGGAACTTTTGACGCTGCTCAAAGGCGCCGACGGCCACATCCAGGCCGTGGAAACTCTCAACCCTTTCACGGACCAGCGCATCCGCGTTTCCCGGAATTTTGATTTGACCGTCCTCTCCGAGCCGGGCCGCGCGGAGCTGCGCGCGGAAACGCCGAAGCCGTGGGAGACGGGGAACCTGTACCAGCGCATCGCGGCCAAGCAGGACCGCGCGTATGAAATCCTCAAAAGGAGATTCGAGCAGCAGGAGGCGGACGACCCGTACTTCGAGCACTTCTTCAATGTCTTCAAATGGGCTTTTTCGAGCCAGCACCTGGGCGCGGCCACCGTGACGCCGGGACGCCTCGCGCGCGAAATCTACCGCACGTACGAACTCTTCAACGAATACCTCCAAGACAACGCGGACCCGGTCAAGGTCTCGGGTTTTAACGTCAACATCCGGGATACGAGCGAGGAGATCAGCCAGCCGTCCGCGGAAGCCGAGCCGAATTCGCAGACCGAGCTCATCATCGTGACCGACAACATGCCGGGCATTTTCAATGCCGCCACGAATGTGATCGCGCTGGCAGGCGGCGACATCCGCAGCACGCATTTCCGCGTGATGAAAAGCCCGACCACGGGGCGCGAGATGTACCTCAGCATTTTCGAGATCGTCAATCCGGACAAGCTGGCGTTCGGCGACCCTGAACTGAAGAAGCTCCAAGGCGACGTCCGCGACGCCATCCGCGAAAAACTCCAGGAACGCGACAAGGAGATGCGCGTGCCCGCTTCGACGAAGATGAGGGACACGGTTTTCCGGGGGGAGATCGCGGTGCTGCGTGAACCCGAAGGCGGGCTGATGGACGTGGCGTACGACGTTTTCTCCGACCTCCATGGAAAAGGCGCGATTGATGCGGCCCAGGCAGCGCGCAGCTTCCAGGAAGACATCGTCAAATTCCAGGGCGCCATCATGAACCTGGTCATGACGCTTAGAAACCTTCCGACCTCGCTGTCCGGGGGTGCGCCGCTTGTCACGCCTGAAAAGCTCCCGTTGATGGAAAAATACATCAGTCATCTCGAAGCTCAGACCCTTCAGATCGCGTTGAAGCCGCTGACCAAAGACAACCAGCATCGGCAAAGCGCCCTCAGCGTTTTCCTCAACCTGCTGGCATCGCAGGTCGCGCAAGCCCGGCAGATGGGTGAAACGATCGAAGGCCTGACCATCGAAGAAGCGACTTACATCGGCAAGATCGTCGTCGAGGAACTCCGGGGCGACTTCAGCGTCGTCAATCCCGATGACCCCGAAGGCGTGCAGACCGAAGCGGTCGCGCAGGAAGTGCGCTATTTCAAAGAAGCGCTGGCCAGCGCGACGAGCCTGCAGGGCGTTACGGAAGCGGATGTCATTTTCCGCCTTTCCGGCCTGCACGATTACATCAACGAGCATCTCGCGCCCGCCATCATCAACATGATTGAAGGCACCGCCAAAGACGGCGGCGCTTACAGCGGCATGCGGCTCCGGGCCTTCCGCGCGATCCCCTCGGTCGTGGTCCCGGCCATCGAAAGGCTGCGCGCGGGAGCGACCGACAAGGAGCGGCAGAATGCGCAAGACCTCGAAGAAGTCTTTAAGAAAGTCATCAAGCTCATCCGGCTGCAAGGATCGCTCGGAGAATCGCTCGGCGTGCTCGACACGCAAAAAGAGCTTATCCTTTTCGCGCACGAACTGGATCCTTACACGCTGATGCACCTGATCGAGAAATATCACATCAAGGCCATCGTGACCGACGGCGCGAGCACCGCGTCGCACTGGGTGCTCGTGGCGGAAAACCTCAACATCCCCGTTTTCATCCTGGACCAGAAGACCAAGATGGTAAACATCGAAAATGAAATCTGGATCGGCCGCAAGGCCATCCTCGACGGCCGCGGCGGCGAAGGCGGCCTGCCCGTCCTGATCTTGAACGCCACGGAACAAACGCTTGCCGACTACGCGCCGCGCATCGAAGAACAGGCGGCGCTCGACCGCATCAAAAAACGTCACGCGAAAGAAGTTGCGGCGACGCCGGAAGGCCACGAGGTGCAGTTCCTCGCCAATGCGGACAAAGAGCCGGAAATCGCGGAAGCGACCAAGGCCTTCGGAGCCGAGGGTGTCGGGCTTTTCCGCACCGAATATCTCTTTAAAAGGGAAAACGCGGCGCTCGTGCGCTTCCTCGAAAGCTTCAACCGCCACAAGGCCGACCCGAACGATGAAAACGCGCGGCAGCTGGCGGAAGACAGGAAGCTTCTGATGCATTATTTCAAGGAAATTTTCCGCGGCCTCGCGGACACGACCGCAGCGGGGGACATCACGATCCGCATGTTCGACATGCAGCGCGACAA
Encoded proteins:
- the frr gene encoding ribosome recycling factor — its product is VDEMQKSMSKAVESTRKEFKNIRTGRASIALVEGIQVNYYNTPTPLKGLANIATPDPKTIAITPWDPSGLPEIEKAILKSDLGLTPMNDGKLIRISIPALTQERREELSKVVKKTAEEGRVSVRNSRHEAIEGVKKLEKGKAISEDDSRSVQKDIQKFTDKFISEVDEALKQKEAEIHSI